The Dasypus novemcinctus isolate mDasNov1 chromosome 24, mDasNov1.1.hap2, whole genome shotgun sequence sequence ATGCAGGCAGAGAACATGCCATCTGGGGACACTGGGATGTTTTTGCCCCATCCTTGAGGGGAAGCCCAAGTGAGCATCTTTGTGCCACCCTGACGTATCCTGGAGTTTGAGAACGAGCCCtctacccctcccccatccaagTTCATCTactgggaagaaaggaatggaaagtcCTGGAACTCTAGAATCTGGCCAGACCCCTCACAGTACAGAGGCAAGAACGGGTGGTCTGGAAGCTAAGGGGCtcgctcaaggtcacacagaggAAACAGGGACAGGATGAAATGTTTTCTGCCCCAAGGGGTCTAGGAAGGGGAGGTGGGTGGGAAGTTTTAGGGGGACTTGAGGAAGGTTGGCGTCTTGGAAGAACTGGGGCCGTACCCTGGGGACAGGACAAGGGGATGTGAGCTCCAGACTTTCTGACCTGGAGTTGGGCCTTCTGGGGACTCAGATGCAACCGGCCCCGTTGAAAGGGAGAAGTTGGGGAGACAATGGAAGGGCGGAGGGTGGCAGGGCAGAGGAAGGGTCTAGCCCCCAGGTCTGGCTCCTCCTCTGGCCATGTGGGCAGCTCAAGAGTCCCGCTTGGGCTGAATGGTCTGCACGGAAGACTGCCCAAAGGGGCTGGTGGGTGGTGAGAACCATGCCTGGCCCCTGGCATCACAGAAGATGGGGGACAGCTGCTGCTCCGGCTCGTCCCCGAAGACCTCCACATGGCTATCAGCTTCCATGTCCAAGGGCTCGGCCTTGGTGTCCTGGCTCAGCCAGCCGGTCATGGCCCAGAACAGGCAGACAGCCAGCAGGACCCCGGCTGCCGCACAGAGCGCTGTGCCGGCCAGGCGGCAGGTACTCAGGGCCTGGTTGTAGTCGGCTGCCCGCTGATCCAGCACCAGGAACTCACCC is a genomic window containing:
- the NRSN2 gene encoding neurensin-2 isoform X1, with product MKQGSMMPSCDRSCGCSRGPNVEDGKWYGVRSYLHLFYEDCAGTALSDDPEGSPVLCPCRPWPSLCWKISLSSGTLLLLLGVAALTTGYAVPPKLEGIGEGEFLVLDQRAADYNQALSTCRLAGTALCAAAGVLLAVCLFWAMTGWLSQDTKAEPLDMEADSHVEVFGDEPEQQLSPIFCDARGQAWFSPPTSPFGQSSVQTIQPKRDS
- the NRSN2 gene encoding neurensin-2 isoform X2; translation: MMPSCDRSCGCSRGPNVEDGKWYGVRSYLHLFYEDCAGTALSDDPEGSPVLCPCRPWPSLCWKISLSSGTLLLLLGVAALTTGYAVPPKLEGIGEGEFLVLDQRAADYNQALSTCRLAGTALCAAAGVLLAVCLFWAMTGWLSQDTKAEPLDMEADSHVEVFGDEPEQQLSPIFCDARGQAWFSPPTSPFGQSSVQTIQPKRDS